The genomic region CCCCCACGCCGGCCACGCCGAAGTCACCCTCGCCGTACTGAACAAAGCTGACCTGCTGCATGCGGACGATGTGCCCACGGTTGCCGGGAACTTCGAGAATTTGCTTCTCGACGACGGCCTTTCCCGCATCTCCGTCATCCCCACCTCCACCCGCACCGGTGAGGGCATTGAGGCGCTGCGGGGCTCCATTTCCAAGGTTGCCCGCGCGCACACTGCTCAGGCCGCCCGCATCGAAGCTGACATTCGGGCGGTGACGGAGGACTATGCGCCGGCAAGTGGGGTGGGTGGCGTCGAAAAGCACGCGAAGCGTGCCCTTGATGCGACCTTGTCTCAAGCGGCCGGGGCGGAGCGCATCGCCTCGACCACTGCCGCCGCCTACCGCAAGCGGCTGCATGAGCGCACCGGGTGGTTGTTGACCAGCTGGATCACCAGGTTCCGCCCCGATCCTCTGCGCCGGCTCGGCCTGCGGGAGGAGTCCGATGACGTCGGCGTGCACCGCACCTCGATGCCGGAGCTGGATGCATCCGGCAAAGCAGTGGCGAACAAAGGTCTGCGTGACTATTCCGCAGCCGCCGCTGCCGGCCTGCCCCACGCGTGGTCAGCGGCGGTGGCGGACCGCACCGAGGAGATTTCCCAGTCTCTGCCGGGTGAACTGGACCGTGCCGTGGCGCGCACCCGCCTCCCCGCAGAACCGTCCCGCGGATGGTTCCTGCTCACGGTGATTCAGTGGCTGGCGCTCATCGCCGCGCTGGCTGGAGTGGTTTGGTATCTGCTCGTGGCATTCGTGCCGGGCGCGCTGATGCCGCTGCTGGGTGACGACCTCGTGCCCACCGTCGAGGGCTGGCCAGTGCCCACGCTGCTCATCATGGCTGGGCTTCTGACGGGACTCATCATCGGTCTAGTCACCACCGTCTTCGGTGGGGTGATCGGCTCCGGGGTGAAGCGTCGCACCCGGAACGCGGTGCGCAGAGAGGTAGCGGAGATCTCTCAAACAGCCGTGGTGGAGCCACTGGAGAGCATACGCGCCGATTACGACAATTTCGTCGGTACGGTGACGAGCGCTGTGAGGTAGAAGCGGCGGCCGCGCTTGGCCTCGGATGCAGAACCTTGAGCAGAGCAGAGTGCTGCAATGACCCCGAGGCCGTTGCGAAGGGTAGCCGTACCAATGGGGGCACCATCCAGCCCGGAATACTACTGGCGGTTTTCCGGAATACTGCTGATCTAAACTCGCAGGTCAAAAACGTTCGTTAATGCTTATATGCCTGAGCAGTATTCCAGCGTCCAAAGGGGGCGAGCCGCCCCCCCCAGGAATCCGCAACAGTCCGAAGCCGCGGCTCTTCAGCCGCGAGACCTGGCCTTGATACACGTCGAAGTCAGGCCTTCAATTGTTTGAAGACCCCCTGACGGACGCAAGCCTCACGTATGATCGAGGGATAAGACACGGGGTGCCCAGCCCCCGATGAGGCCGGGCTGAGATTACACCCGTTGAACCTGATCGAACTCGAATTCGCGGAGGAATTGTCTGATGGCCGAACGCACGCCCAGCGCTATCCCTAACATCCTGTCCATTGCCGGAACGGACCCGACGGGCGGTGCGGGCATCCAGGCCGATCTGAAGTCAATTGCCGCTGCGGGCGGCTACGGCATGTGCGTGGTCACTTCGCTGGTGGCGCAGAACACCCACGGTGTGCGCGATATTCACACCCCGCCGCAGGAGTTTCTCAAGGCACAGCTCGACGCGGTCTTCGACGACGTCCAGGTCGACGCGGTGAAGATCGGCATGCTGGGTGACGCCACGACCACGAAGACGGTCTCCGACTACCTCACGGAGCACCCGGTGCCCATCGTCGTGGTGGACCCGGTGATGGTGGCCACCAGCGGTGACCGCCTGCTGACTGGGGATGCGGAGGAGGCGCTGCGGCAGTTCGTGAAGGAGCACGCGACCGT from Corynebacterium genitalium ATCC 33030 harbors:
- a CDS encoding GTPase; the protein is MALFKRTTPLGDRLAALEEAASIGAPYLPADEVQRFQAVARAGAERRALSADHTVVGFFGATGSGKTSLFNAVVGEDLGEAAARRPTTSSPLAAIWEPEGSEALLDWLGVEDRRSREGEFAPGAGPLILLDLPDFDSVEASNRAIAERLAGQVDVLVWVTDPEKYADSVIHDQFIRPHAGHAEVTLAVLNKADLLHADDVPTVAGNFENLLLDDGLSRISVIPTSTRTGEGIEALRGSISKVARAHTAQAARIEADIRAVTEDYAPASGVGGVEKHAKRALDATLSQAAGAERIASTTAAAYRKRLHERTGWLLTSWITRFRPDPLRRLGLREESDDVGVHRTSMPELDASGKAVANKGLRDYSAAAAAGLPHAWSAAVADRTEEISQSLPGELDRAVARTRLPAEPSRGWFLLTVIQWLALIAALAGVVWYLLVAFVPGALMPLLGDDLVPTVEGWPVPTLLIMAGLLTGLIIGLVTTVFGGVIGSGVKRRTRNAVRREVAEISQTAVVEPLESIRADYDNFVGTVTSAVR